ACCGCTTCCACCGGGCCTTCCTCGACGATCTTGCCCAGGTACATCACCGCCACGCGGTCGCACAGGCGCCGCACGATGGCCAGGTCATGGGCGATAAACAGGATCGCCAGGTTCATACGCTGTTGCAGTTCCAGCAGCAGATTGATGATCTGGCCCTGAATCGATACATCCAGCGCCGCCACGCATTCATCGGCGACGATCAGGCGCGGCTCTACCGCCAGGGCCCGGGCAATGCCGACGCGCTGGCACTGGCCACCACTGAGGGCACTGGGTTTGCGCGTGGCCAGCTCAGGGCGCAGGCCCACCAGATCGAGCAGTTCGTTGACCCGGGCGGGAATGTGGTCCGAGCCGACTTTGCGCTGCACGCGCAAGACTTCGGCGATGGTTTCGCCGATGGTATGGCGCGGATTCAACGCGGCGTACGGGTCCTGAAAAATCATTGCCGTTTCATGGCGCAGGCGCGCGATGTCGATGGCGCTGCCTTGGGCCATGTCGACGCCATCGAACAGCACCTGCCCGGCACTGATCGGGTTCAGATGCAGAATCGCCCGCCCGAGGGTGCTTTTGCCGCTGCCGGACTCGCCCACCAACCCAAGGGTTTGGCCTGCTGCGAGGTTCAGCGATACACCGTTCACCGCCCTCACCCACTGTTTGTTCAGGCCGAACAAGCCACTGCCGGACGCGGCAAAACGTACCTCCAGGTCCTTGATCTGCAACAGGCTCATGGGCGCACTCCCAACGGATAGTGACAAGCCACCCGCGCGCCTTCAGGCAAGCGCTCGGTGCACAACGCGCCAACCTGCGGGCAACGCGGGTTGAAGCGGCAGCCGGCGGGTAATGCATCAAGCAATGGCGGCTGACCGGGGATGGTGCGCAGCAAGGCGTGGCCGCTGCTGTGGGCCGGCTGGCAGTCGATCAGGCCGGCGGTGTACGGATGCTGCGGATGCGCCAGCACCTCGTGCTTGCTCGCATGCTCGCACAGACGCCCGGCATACATCACCGCGATGGAATCGCAGGTCTGCGCCACCACGCCAAGGTCGTGAGTGATCATGATGATCGACAGGCCGCGCTGGTCGCGCAGGTCCAGCAGCAGGCGCAGGATTTGTGCCTGCACGGTCACGTCCAGGGCGGTGGTCGGCTCGTCGGCGATCAGTACCTTGGGGTTGCAGCCCAGCGCCACGGCGATCATCGCGCGCTGGCGCATGCCGCCGGAAAACTCGTGGGGATAGTTGTCGGCGCGCGCTTGAGGGTCGGGAATGCCGACCTGGCGCAGCACCTCGACGGCCTGCAGACGCGCATCCTTTTTCGATACGCCTTGATGCAGGCGAATGCCCTCGGCGATCTGCTCGCCGATGCGCATCAAGGGGTCCAGATGGCTGCTGGGGTTCTGGAAAATCATCCCCAGTTGCCCGCCACGCACCGCACGCATGCCGGCGGCGTCGAGGCTGAGC
The sequence above is drawn from the Pseudomonas quebecensis genome and encodes:
- a CDS encoding ABC transporter ATP-binding protein, coding for MSLLQIKDLEVRFAASGSGLFGLNKQWVRAVNGVSLNLAAGQTLGLVGESGSGKSTLGRAILHLNPISAGQVLFDGVDMAQGSAIDIARLRHETAMIFQDPYAALNPRHTIGETIAEVLRVQRKVGSDHIPARVNELLDLVGLRPELATRKPSALSGGQCQRVGIARALAVEPRLIVADECVAALDVSIQGQIINLLLELQQRMNLAILFIAHDLAIVRRLCDRVAVMYLGKIVEEGPVEAVFTSPRHPYTAALIEAIPQIDPQRPLPAEPLPGEPPSPLNLPTGCAFHPRCRHARAMCSVALPPTHHLHEHRYSCVLETPLL
- a CDS encoding ABC transporter ATP-binding protein is translated as MSLLQVRDLSVIAHNAGRDVTLVDRVSFDLAEGEILGLVGESGSGKTMACRGLIRLLPSPNLRVQGGAVRLAGQDLLSLDAAGMRAVRGGQLGMIFQNPSSHLDPLMRIGEQIAEGIRLHQGVSKKDARLQAVEVLRQVGIPDPQARADNYPHEFSGGMRQRAMIAVALGCNPKVLIADEPTTALDVTVQAQILRLLLDLRDQRGLSIIMITHDLGVVAQTCDSIAVMYAGRLCEHASKHEVLAHPQHPYTAGLIDCQPAHSSGHALLRTIPGQPPLLDALPAGCRFNPRCPQVGALCTERLPEGARVACHYPLGVRP